AGGAGGCGATCCCACCGCCCAGTATACCGTGTTGGCCGACGCAATCGTCCAAGAGATCGAACACGCCAACGCCAAAACCAGCCTTCAGGAGAACAGAGAGAAGTATGCCGGCGTCTACGAGAACGCGCCGCTGGCGTTCGTGATCTGGAATCAGGACGGACAGGTCGTCGACTGGAACGAGCGGGCCGAAGGGCTGTTCGGCTGGTCGGGCCGAGAGGCACGCGGCACACAGCTCGAAGAACTCGTGATCCCACCCAGAGAGGCCGAAACCCTCGACTCGCTGTCCCGACCGCTGTTTTCGGACGGCGTGTCGACCGAGCAGGTCGTCGAAAACGTCACCAAAGGCGGCCAGCGGGTCGTCTGTCACTGGTACAATACGCCGCTCCAGAACACCGACAGCGGCGTCACCGAAGTGATGTCGATGATCCTCGATATCACCGCCTCCCGCGACCGGAAGGCCAAACTCCAGGAGTACGCCACCGCAGTCGAGGCTTCCGACGACTCGATTTACATGCTCAACACTGACGGCGAGTACGTGTTCGCCAACACGGAACATCTCACCAGACTGGCTGCCGATGGGAAGATCGACCGCGCCGCCGAGGCCGAAATCGCTGGCCGAAAGTACGTCGACGTGCACGCCGAACCCGACGCCGGTCGCATCATCAGTATTCTGCAGGAAGTCTCCAACAGTGGCGACCCGAAAACCGAGGAGTACGCCTTCGAGACCGAAGACAGGTGGTCCTATCGAACCTACAGCCCAGTCACCGATCCCGAAACCGGCGACAGCATCGGTGTGGTCGTCATCTCGAAGGATATCACCCGACGCAAGCGGATGGAAGAACGCGAAACGTTCCTCCACTCGCTGTTGCGCCACGACGTCAAAAACAAGATCCACACCGCCGATGGCTACCTCCAGTTGATCACCGACGAGGACTGTTCGGCGGAGGCATTCGGCTACCTCTCGACGGCGACACGGGTGTTGGCAGATGGAATGGTGTTGATCGAAGAACTCAGCATGCTGAGCAAACTGACCACCGAAGAACCCGAGCCGTGGGATCTCGATGACGTGCTCTCGACGGTCGTTGACAGCTACGGGCCACAGGCCGACACGGAGGGCGTCGACCTCACCTACGAGAGCTATGAGGGGTCGGTCCTCGGTGGCCCACTGCTCGAAGCGCTGTTCGGCAACCTCGTCGACAACGCACTCACACATTCGAATGCCGACCGGATCGAGATCAGCTGTCGACAGGAGGCCGATGCCTACGTCGTCACGGTTGTCGACAACGGTGACGGCGTTCCGACTGAGACGGTCGACACGCTGCTCGAACAGGGAGTTTCAAAAGGCGACTCCGCCGGGACCGGACTCGGGCTGTATCTCGTCAGCGAGATCGCCGAAAGCTACGGTGGGCAGATCTCGCTGGCCGAATCCGATACCGGCGGGCTGTGTGTGACGGTGCGTCTGACGGCGGCCTGAGATGGCTCATTCCTGACTTGTTGACGGGTCAACAATCACCGAACCGAATCAGTAGGCGTCCCAACCGGTCAGTCTGTCGTTGCGGAACCCTTTTGATGCCGCTGGTAGTCGTTTAGAACCAATGATTGGTGGTGGTCCGCAATGACGATGGACGACCGGATCGAAGAGCTTCGCGCAAAGCGAGAGGCTGCCGCAAAAGGTGGCGGCGAAGACCGTATCGCCAAACAACACGACAAGGGGAAGATGACCGCCCGCGAGCGGATCGACTACTTCCTCGACGAGGGCACCTTCCACGAGTTCGACCAGTTCCGGACCCACCGGAACCATACGTTCGGGATGGAAGAACAACAGATCGCGACCGATGGCGTCGTTACCGGCTACGGCGAAGTCAACGGGCGCACTGTGTTCGTGTTTGCCCACGATTTTACCGTCTTCGGCGGCTCGCTGGGCGAGGTCTTTGCAGAAAAGATCTGTAAGGTCATGGATCGGGCTATGGAGGTCGGCGCACCGCTTATCGGGCTCAACGATTCGGCTGGTGCACGCATTCAGGAGGGCGTTGGCTCGCTGGCTGGCTTCGGCGAAATCTTCCAGCGAAACACCGACGCCAGCGGCGTCATCCCACAGATCTCGGGGATTATGGGCCCCTGTGCAGGCGGTGCCGTTTACTCGCCGGCGATCACTGACTTCGTGTTCATGGTCAAAGACACGAGCCACATGTTCATCACCGGGCCGGACGTCGTCGAGACCGTCACCGGCGAACAGGTGAGTTTCGACGAACTCGGCGGGGCAGTAACCCACGCCTCCACGTCGGGGGCGGCCCATTTCGCGGTCGACGACGAGAAGGAAGCCCTCGATGAGATCGCTCTCCTCCTTTCGTATCTCCCACAGAACAACGTCGAGGACCCACCGCGAGTCGACCCATGGGACGACCCCGACCGCCGAACCGACGAACTGGCGAACATCGTTCCCAAGGCCCCCAGAAAGCCCTACGACGCGATCAAGGTAATCGACGAACTCGTCGACGAAGGCTCGTTTTTCGAGGTCCACGAGAGCTTTGCGAAAAATATCGTCGTCGGATTTGGGCGGCTTGACGGCCACTCGGTCGGCATCGTCGCCAACCAACCCCGCGTGAATGCTGGCACGCTCGATATCGAAGCCTCGGAGAAAGGTGCACGGTTCGTCCGGTTCTGTGATGCCTTTAATATTCCAATCCTCACCCTCGAAGACGTCCCCGGCTTCATGCCCGGCACCGATCAGGAACACGGCGGGATCATTCGCCACGGCGCGAAACTGCTGTATGCCTACTCCGAGGCAACGGTTCCACTGCTGACCGTTATCACGCGCAAAGCCTACGGTGGGGCCTACTGTGTGATGGCCTCGAAACACATCGGCGGCGACGTGAACTATGCGTGGCCGACCGCCGAAATCGCAGTGATGGGGCCAAAAGGTGCGGTCAACATTCTCTACCGGCGGGAGTTGGAGGAGGCCGACGATCCCGAGGCTCGCAGACAGGAGCTGATCGACGAGTACCGCGAGGAGTTCGCCAATCCGTACACCGCGGCCGACCGAGGATTTATTGACGATGTCATCGAACCCGGAGAGACACGCCAGCGGCTGATCGACGACCTCGATATGCTGCTGTCGAAGCGCGAGGAGAAACCCTCGAAGAAACACGGCAACATCCCGATCTAACGATGGCCACCGATTCCGCGTTCGTCGACGAGCCAGCCGATGCCGACAGCGAGGCGGCCGTCGAGGAGACCGTGAGAGTCTCACCGGCCGACATTGAGGGGCTGGCCAACGCCGACGACAGCGAGGCTGCGGCCATCGCGGTCGCCATTGCGGCCCACCTGCGAGATCAACAGGTAGCCGCCGCGGCCGCGGCAGCAACCGCCGAAGACGACGACGGCGAGAGTCGACGGAGTTGGGCGTTTGCCGGTCGACTCGAAGCCATCGGCGAGTCGGCCAACCGACCGCCGAGCAACACGCCGAAAGACGGCTGGACCGCGGCGAGTCGCGCCGACCGCTTTTAAATACTGTTTACGGTAGTTTCAGGTAGTGGTGACCCTGTTGCTGGGCGCGGACGACTTCGGCGATGCCGGATTGGACCACCGTCGCTCCCTCGGCAATCTCCTCGGGGTCGTAATCGAACCGGGTCAGCGAGTTCGAACAGACGCTGATTGTGACGCCTGCCTCCGCCATTTTCGTGATCTTGAACGCATCCGGCGAGCCAGCCAACAGGAACCGAACGGCGGGGCCGTTGACGACAACCGACATCTCCTCGGGCGGCGTCGACACCGAGCGATCCCTGACGAGGTTCTGGAGGTTTCGGAGGGCCATCTCCCAGCCGCTGGCCTCGTCGGTCGTGATATGGACGACGGTCTCCTGTCGGCCGGTCATTGCTGGGTGGCTGCGGTCGTGTCGTAGTTGTTCTTGAGATACGACGAGATGTCGCCGCTGTCTGCGACCCAGCCGTTGGGATGATCGTTGTCAACCAACACCGGAACACCACGCTGGCCGGTCAGTGAGTCGAGTTCCTCGCGGTCGGCTCTCGCCTCGGGAACGATGACCTCCTCATACTCGATTGACAACACGTCAAGCACGCGGCGGACACGTTTCGAGTACGGACAATCCGGGCGGTCGTACAGTGTGAGGGTTGGCATACACGAGTGGGTTATTGTCCTCCAATATATTCTGTTTTCAATATGTGTCCGAATAGAATGGGAATTCGTTCTAGATTTCGCCCCATCGCTTTCGAACAGTCGACGAAGAACCACCGTAGAGTATCAGGGCTGATAATCCACCCGGACGTTATATGATGCTCCCTCCCCGAGGAAGCGTATGTCACTGAACGACGGGGCGACTGAGGATTCGAGTGAGGTAGCCGACTCACTCGATTCGCTGTACGAGACCTCGGCGCAGATCGCCGACGGGATCGATACGATTGCCGACCGGGCACACGAGCAGTCAAACGGGATGCGCGAGGTGTCGGCGGAGGTCGCCGATCTCAGCGCCGCCGTCGAGGAGATCGCCTCCTCCTCCGAGGAGGTCGCTATCGCCGCCGAGCAGGCCGACGACCGCGCCCGCGAGGGCGAAGACGCCACCGAAGCCGTGGTCGAGGCGATGGAGGAGATCCAGTCCTCAACCGAGGAAGCCATGCAGGAACTCCGAACCATCCGCCAAGGCGTCGAGGAGATCACCGAACTGGCCGACATGATCGACGAAATCGCCGACCAGACCAACCTGCTGGCGCTCAACGCCTCAATCGAGGCCGCCAGAGTCGGCGAGGCGGGCGCCGGGTTCGCGGTCGTCGCCGACGAGATCAAATCGCTGGCCCAAGAGTCCCGCGATCAGGCGACCGATATCGACAGCACGGTCGAACGCATCACCAGCGACGCCGAACAGGCTGTCGAGAGCCTCGAAACCAGCGTCGACGAGGTCGAAACCGGGATGGAGCGGGCCAACACCGCCAAATCGAGTCTCGACGAGATCACCGACGCCGTGGGTGAGGTCACCGCAGGCGTCGACGAGGTCGCTGCCGCCACCGACGAGCAGGCCAAAAGCGCGACGACGGTCGCCTCGATGGTCGACCAGACCGCAACCAATGCCGACGAGATCGACACCGCGGCCAGCGAAATCACGGATTCGGTGAGTTCGCAGGTCCAACGAATCGAAGCACTCCGCAATCAGGTCGACTGATTTTAAAACCGGTACTCGTCGTCAGCCCCATCGTCGACCGGTGGCTGTTGGAGTGATACCGACCGCGTCACGATTGCCGGGGCGATGACGGCGACGCCGACGAACGCGCCGAACTGGATCGGCAGCGCGATTTCTGTGAGCGCGCCCAAAAAGAAATAGAGCGTCGCTCCGGCGACGATTGCGGTCCACTGTATCTGCTTGCCTGTGAGGTTCATATCAGGGACATTGAGTCGGTGTATCTGACTGTTCCGATTTGCGGGACGGTTGACAGCAGTCGGGCCAGTAGCTATCAGTATCCGTGACTAACTGGCCGGTTTCCGACAGGGTCGACCGATAGAATGAGGTGGCCGATGAGCAAATAGACGGACAAGATGTTCAGCAAGGTTCTGGTCGCCAACCGCGGTGAGATCGCGGTTCGCGTGATGCGCGCCTGCGAGGAACTCGGAGTACGGACGGTGGCCGTCTACAGCGAGGCCGACAAGCACGGTGGCCACGTCCGGTATGCCGACGAGGCCTACAACATCGGTCCCGCACGCGCCGCCGACTCCTATCTCGATCACGAGGCCGTACTCGACGCCGCCGAAAAGGCCGGGGCAGACGCCATTCACCCCGGCTACGGCTTTCTGGCCGAAAACGCCGAGTTCGCGGCCAAAGTCGACGACCGCGGCTTCACGTGGATCGGCCCGGATGCCCAAGCGATGGAATCGCTCGGCGAGAAAACCAAGGCTCGCTCGCTCATGCAAGAGGCAGATGTGCCGGTGGTCCCCGGCACGACCGAGCCAGTCACCTCCGTCGACGAAATCACCGATGTCGCCGAAGAGTACGGCTACCCCGTTGCGATCAAAGCGGAGGGTGGCGGCGGCGGCCGCGGCCTGAAGGTCGTCCACAGCGAGGATGAGGTCGAAGAACAGTTCGAAACCGCCCAACGCGAGGGCGAGGCCTACTTCGATAACGATTCGGTCTACGTCGAGAAGTATCTCGAAGCCCCCCACCACATCGAGGTCCAAATTATCGCCGACCACCACGGCAACGTCCGGCATCTCGGCGAGCGGGACTGCTCGCTCCAGCGCCGCCACCAGAAAGTGATCGAAGAGGCACCCTCATCGATCCTCACCGACGACCTCCGCGAGCAGATCGGCGAGGCCGCCAAACGGGGCGTCGACGCCGCCAACTACACCAACGCCGGTACGGTGGAGTTCCTCGTCGAAGACGGCGAGTTCTTTTTCATGGAGGTCAACACCCGGATTCAGGTCGAACACACCGTCACCGAACAGATCACGGGAATCGACATCGTCAAATGGCAGCTCCGGATCGCCGCCGACGAGGAGTTGGCGTTTGAACAGGCGGATGTCGACATCGAGGGCCACGCTATGGAGTTCCGGATCAACGCCGAAAACCCAGCCAAGAACTTCGAGCCCGCATCCGGCACGCTCGAAACCTACGATCCGGCAGGCGGCATCGGGGTCCGGATCGATGACGCGATTCGGCAGGGCGACGAGATCGGCGGCGACTACGATTCGATGATCGCCAAACTCATCATTTCGGCGGGTGACCGAGAGGAGTGTCTCACCCGCTCCGAGCGGGCCCTCTCGGAGTTCGAGATCGAGGGGTTCCACACGATCATCCCGTTCCACCGACTCATGCTGACCGACGAGGCCTTTTCGAACGGCGAGCACACCACGAACTATCTCGACGAGGTCCTCGACCACAGCCGAATCGAGGAGGCGGTCTCCCAGTGGGGGCCGATGAACGATGGGAGCGAAACCGGCGAGGAAGACGAGGAGCCGACCGAGCGCGACTTCACCGTCGAGGTCAACGGCAAGCGATTCGAAGTCTCGCTCGAAGAGCAGGGCGCGCCACCGATCACTGTCGAGTCGGGCAACCCCGGCGGGAACAGTGGGATGGCCCGACCGCCGCAGGCCCAAACCGAGGACGAAGAGGAGAGTGTCAGTGTCGAGGGTGGCGACACAGTCACCGCCGAGATGCAGGGAACGATCCTCTCGGTCGACGTCGAAGAGGGCGACGAGGTCTCCCCTGACGACGTGGTCTGCGTTTTGGAGGCGATGAAGATGGAAAACGACGTGGTCACCGAACGTGGCGGCACTGTGACTCAGATTATGGTTGGCGAAGGAGATAGTGTCGACATGGGCGACGTACTCGTCGTCCTCGAATAGTCAGTTCCGACTCGCAGCAACTGTTTTTCAGGCTGGCCGCAAAATCTCTGCTATGGCCACGATCAAGGACAGCGTCCACGACCACATCGAGATCGAGGGCGTCGCCGAGGCCCTCTTGGACACCCCGACGGTCCAGCGGCTCCGCCACATCAAACAGTTAGGGACCGTCCAACTCGTCTATCCCTCGGCCAACCACACGCGGTTCGAACACAGTCTCGGCGTCTACCATCTCGCCAACCGCGCACTGGGCGAGATCGGCATCGAAGGTCGACAGGCCGAGCGCGTCCGGGCGGCGGCGCTGCTCCACGACGTCGGCCACGGTCCGTTCAGCCACAACATTGAGGAACTCACCCACCGATACACGGGCAAATACCACGACGACGTCGACGAACTCCTCGCAGAGGGGGAGGTCGGTGGCATCCTCCGAGACCACGATCTCGACCCCGCGCATATCGCGGGCCTCGTGGCCGGAGATGGGCAGTTCGGCCAGCTCGTTTCGGGCGAACTCGATGTCGACCGCATGGACTACCTCGTGCGGGACGCCCACCACACCGGCGTCCCCTACGGGACTATCGACACCGAGCGACTGATTCGAGCGTTGACGTTCGTCGACGGCGAACTCGTCTTGGACGAAGGGAACGTCCAAACTGCCGAGAGTCTGCTGCTGGCTCGCGCCCTGATGAATCCGACCGTCTACATGCACCCGGTCGCCCGGATCAGCAAGGCCATGCTGCGGCGGGCGAGCGAACGGCTCCTCAACGAAACCGCAATTGACGCCCACCAACTCCGACGGATGGACGACCACGATCTGCTGGTTGCGCTGCGAAACACGCCCGAAACCCAAAGCTTCGCCGACCGATACAGTAGCCGACGCCTACTTAAAAAGGCCATCTGGGCCGAGCTACAGCATGTGCCGGACTCGCTGCTGGAGGCCGACCACGAGGAGATTCGGGACCTAGAGTCGACCATCGCCAACCGGGCGGATATTCCAGCCACCGACGTAATTGTCGAAGTGCCGGACGAGCCGACGATGCGGGAGTCGACGAGTCGCGTGATCGTCGGCGGCGAGATCAGAAATCTCGGCGATCAGTCGCCGTTAGTCAGTGCCTTACGGACCGCCCAGCAGGGACAGTGGCGGCTCGGCGTCTACACCCGACGGGAGG
This sequence is a window from Halohasta litchfieldiae. Protein-coding genes within it:
- a CDS encoding hybrid sensor histidine kinase/response regulator, with translation MGRSLDEFLVLHVDDDPQLLSLSEQFLTQEDERLVVETVTDPAAAAERIETTRYDAVISDYQMPGMTGLELLERIRDEQGRELPFIIFTGEGREEVASEALNLGADRYLQKGGDPTAQYTVLADAIVQEIEHANAKTSLQENREKYAGVYENAPLAFVIWNQDGQVVDWNERAEGLFGWSGREARGTQLEELVIPPREAETLDSLSRPLFSDGVSTEQVVENVTKGGQRVVCHWYNTPLQNTDSGVTEVMSMILDITASRDRKAKLQEYATAVEASDDSIYMLNTDGEYVFANTEHLTRLAADGKIDRAAEAEIAGRKYVDVHAEPDAGRIISILQEVSNSGDPKTEEYAFETEDRWSYRTYSPVTDPETGDSIGVVVISKDITRRKRMEERETFLHSLLRHDVKNKIHTADGYLQLITDEDCSAEAFGYLSTATRVLADGMVLIEELSMLSKLTTEEPEPWDLDDVLSTVVDSYGPQADTEGVDLTYESYEGSVLGGPLLEALFGNLVDNALTHSNADRIEISCRQEADAYVVTVVDNGDGVPTETVDTLLEQGVSKGDSAGTGLGLYLVSEIAESYGGQISLAESDTGGLCVTVRLTAA
- a CDS encoding acyl-CoA carboxylase subunit beta; translated protein: MDDRIEELRAKREAAAKGGGEDRIAKQHDKGKMTARERIDYFLDEGTFHEFDQFRTHRNHTFGMEEQQIATDGVVTGYGEVNGRTVFVFAHDFTVFGGSLGEVFAEKICKVMDRAMEVGAPLIGLNDSAGARIQEGVGSLAGFGEIFQRNTDASGVIPQISGIMGPCAGGAVYSPAITDFVFMVKDTSHMFITGPDVVETVTGEQVSFDELGGAVTHASTSGAAHFAVDDEKEALDEIALLLSYLPQNNVEDPPRVDPWDDPDRRTDELANIVPKAPRKPYDAIKVIDELVDEGSFFEVHESFAKNIVVGFGRLDGHSVGIVANQPRVNAGTLDIEASEKGARFVRFCDAFNIPILTLEDVPGFMPGTDQEHGGIIRHGAKLLYAYSEATVPLLTVITRKAYGGAYCVMASKHIGGDVNYAWPTAEIAVMGPKGAVNILYRRELEEADDPEARRQELIDEYREEFANPYTAADRGFIDDVIEPGETRQRLIDDLDMLLSKREEKPSKKHGNIPI
- a CDS encoding acc operon protein codes for the protein MATDSAFVDEPADADSEAAVEETVRVSPADIEGLANADDSEAAAIAVAIAAHLRDQQVAAAAAAATAEDDDGESRRSWAFAGRLEAIGESANRPPSNTPKDGWTAASRADRF
- a CDS encoding DsrE family protein; its protein translation is MTGRQETVVHITTDEASGWEMALRNLQNLVRDRSVSTPPEEMSVVVNGPAVRFLLAGSPDAFKITKMAEAGVTISVCSNSLTRFDYDPEEIAEGATVVQSGIAEVVRAQQQGHHYLKLP
- a CDS encoding glutaredoxin family protein, which produces MPTLTLYDRPDCPYSKRVRRVLDVLSIEYEEVIVPEARADREELDSLTGQRGVPVLVDNDHPNGWVADSGDISSYLKNNYDTTAATQQ
- a CDS encoding methyl-accepting chemotaxis protein; translated protein: MSLNDGATEDSSEVADSLDSLYETSAQIADGIDTIADRAHEQSNGMREVSAEVADLSAAVEEIASSSEEVAIAAEQADDRAREGEDATEAVVEAMEEIQSSTEEAMQELRTIRQGVEEITELADMIDEIADQTNLLALNASIEAARVGEAGAGFAVVADEIKSLAQESRDQATDIDSTVERITSDAEQAVESLETSVDEVETGMERANTAKSSLDEITDAVGEVTAGVDEVAAATDEQAKSATTVASMVDQTATNADEIDTAASEITDSVSSQVQRIEALRNQVD
- a CDS encoding acetyl-CoA carboxylase biotin carboxylase subunit yields the protein MFSKVLVANRGEIAVRVMRACEELGVRTVAVYSEADKHGGHVRYADEAYNIGPARAADSYLDHEAVLDAAEKAGADAIHPGYGFLAENAEFAAKVDDRGFTWIGPDAQAMESLGEKTKARSLMQEADVPVVPGTTEPVTSVDEITDVAEEYGYPVAIKAEGGGGGRGLKVVHSEDEVEEQFETAQREGEAYFDNDSVYVEKYLEAPHHIEVQIIADHHGNVRHLGERDCSLQRRHQKVIEEAPSSILTDDLREQIGEAAKRGVDAANYTNAGTVEFLVEDGEFFFMEVNTRIQVEHTVTEQITGIDIVKWQLRIAADEELAFEQADVDIEGHAMEFRINAENPAKNFEPASGTLETYDPAGGIGVRIDDAIRQGDEIGGDYDSMIAKLIISAGDREECLTRSERALSEFEIEGFHTIIPFHRLMLTDEAFSNGEHTTNYLDEVLDHSRIEEAVSQWGPMNDGSETGEEDEEPTERDFTVEVNGKRFEVSLEEQGAPPITVESGNPGGNSGMARPPQAQTEDEEESVSVEGGDTVTAEMQGTILSVDVEEGDEVSPDDVVCVLEAMKMENDVVTERGGTVTQIMVGEGDSVDMGDVLVVLE
- a CDS encoding HD domain-containing protein, whose amino-acid sequence is MATIKDSVHDHIEIEGVAEALLDTPTVQRLRHIKQLGTVQLVYPSANHTRFEHSLGVYHLANRALGEIGIEGRQAERVRAAALLHDVGHGPFSHNIEELTHRYTGKYHDDVDELLAEGEVGGILRDHDLDPAHIAGLVAGDGQFGQLVSGELDVDRMDYLVRDAHHTGVPYGTIDTERLIRALTFVDGELVLDEGNVQTAESLLLARALMNPTVYMHPVARISKAMLRRASERLLNETAIDAHQLRRMDDHDLLVALRNTPETQSFADRYSSRRLLKKAIWAELQHVPDSLLEADHEEIRDLESTIANRADIPATDVIVEVPDEPTMRESTSRVIVGGEIRNLGDQSPLVSALRTAQQGQWRLGVYTRREATDRVGRLAAEELGLELPDGLIRETRRGLHATLDDFE